Within Acinetobacter sp. LoGeW2-3, the genomic segment GTTCACCGTGCCGTTTTCAATTAACGCCACCCGACATTCCATCGGTGTGAAGTTAATCAATAACTCGTCAGACATAACAACACTCAAAACATTATAAGAATTCTTTTTCAGCAGTTAATTTAGTGCCTTAACCGTCTGTAATAACTGTACCGTTTCATATAGGGGCAAGCCGACCACATTGGAGTAGCTGCCCTGAATTGCAGGAATATAGCGTGCTGCAATGCCCTGAATGGCATAACCGCCCGCCTTGCCTACCGGTTCACCAGTTGCCCAATAACTTTCCATATCATGGGTGGTGAGTGATTGAAATTCAACCTGTGTACGTACCACTATACTGTATTTTTCATTTTTTGTGCGTACGCATACACCGCTAAATACATCATGCTTACGGCCAGAGATTTTAGCCCACATTTCAAAAGCATGCTGCTTTGATTCAGGCTTTCCGAGGATCTCGCCATCGACACCTAAACTGGTATCTGCAGCAATAATGATGGCATCAGGATAACGCTCCGCCACAGCATCAGCTTTGGCACGTGCCAAACGTTCAACATAAGCTGCGACGGACTCATTTTGCAGTACTGATTCATCAATATCAGGACTGTAGATTTCGAACTCCAGTCCCAACTGTTGCAGCAGTTCACGGCGTCGAGGTGAACTGGAAGCCAGAATCAGATGCGCCATTTTCTGAGTAGATAATATAGAACAGGCCAGACCATGACGCTAGTCAGCATCGGTAGCCAGTGACGTGGAATTGAGAATTGGACGCCGCTAATGATCTGAGCAAAGAAGGTTAGCATCAGATGGGCAATGAGTGCCAATGCAGTAATAATCCAGAGATTACTAAAGGTCAGAATGCGCCGTTCACGGGTCAGGAAGCGTGCCATAAAGGCAATAATGATAAAGCTAAGTGCATTCAGACCCAAAGGTGCATCCAGCAGTAGATCTAGCAAGATCCCGGTGCTAAACGCAAACCAGATGCCACACCAAGTTGGCTGGCATAACACCCAGAACAGCATGATCATCAGCATAAACTGCGGACGCCAGCCAGAGACCGAATAAGATAAGGGATAGACCACCAGAACCGAGGCGACAATCACCGAAATGATGATCGGAAACAATGGATCCCGATGGGTTCTGGATTGCATTTTAGCGATCGACATGTGGTTGCTCCATCGCTAATGAATCAGAGAACAGCACCACCACATGGTGACCACCGGCAAGCTGTGCTGCCGGAATGACATCAATCTGGGCAAATTCACCTGAGTTATGACGTTGTACTTTTGAGATGGTACCGACCAGATAGCCCGCCGGGAAATGTTGTCCTAGCCCTGAACTATAGACTTTTTCACCGACTTTAATATTGGCGCTGGTGGGTACATATTCCATTTTCAGACGTCCCAGATCACCCGTCCCCGAGACGATGGCACGCATGCCGGTGTGTTCCAGACGTACTGAAAGTGAATGTTCTTTATCTGAAAGCAGCATGACGCGACTACTATGCGGGTAGACATTAATCACCTGCCCCATAATACCTTTATCATCGAGTACCGTTTGTCCAACACGTAGCTGACTATTAGAACCCCGGTTAATCACGATGATATGGCGCAGCGGATCAGCATCTGTGCCAATCACTTCTGCAATTTCCATACGTCCATCAATGATTAGAGGCGTGTCTAGCAGCCCGCGCAGACGAGTATTTTCGGCAGACAGTTCAGAAATTTTCTGTAAGCGCACCTGAGCCTGTAAGAGCTCAGCCTGCATCGCGGTATTTTCACGACGCAGTTGTGCTTCAGACTTGGTTTGTTGATTCAGCCATTCTCGCGACAATACGGGATAACTGGCCAAGGCATAAATCGGATTATATGCCGCGTTCAGTACATCCCTTGCAGGTTGAACCAGATGAGGCATGCGCCAATCAAAGAAAAGCACCACCAAACAGGTCACCAACGCAATGACGAATGAGCGAAAAGATGGCGGTTGTCGAGAAAACAGATGTGTTTGCACCCGCCGTGTCCTGTTCTTAGCCTACGAATAACATGTCATGATTTGGGTTGTCGAAGAATTCGAGAACCTTACCGCCACCACGCGTTACACATGACAGAGGATCTTCAGCAACAACCACGGGCAGACCGGTTTCTTTGGCAAGAAGCTTGTCCAGGTTACGCAGCAATGCACCACCACCCGTCAACACGATCCCGCGCTCAGCGATGTCTGAAGACAGTTCAGGAGGCGTTTGTTCCAATGCGGATTTCACTGCAGACACGATATATTGCAGTGGATCAGAAATTGCCTGAGTCACTTCATCAGAAGTTACAGTAATTGCGCGTGGCACACCTTCAGCCAGGTTACGGCCACGAACTTCAATTTCCAGTGCTTTTGCACCTTCATCCGGAAGCGCCATACCGACTTCTTTTTTGATAATTTCAGCAGTCGTTTCACCGATCACGCAGCCATGCGCTTTGCGCACGTAGTTGATGATCTGTTCATCAAATACATCACCACCGATACGCAATGAGTCCGCATAGACACAGCCTTGCAGCGAGATGATCGCGATTTCTGTTGTACCACCGCCCACGTCTACAACCATCGAACCACATGCCTGCTCTACCGGCATGCCAGCGCCAATTGCCGCTGCCATTGGTTCTTCAATCAAACGCACTTCACGCGCGCCAGCGTTATATACCGCTTCACGAATCGCACGACGTTCAACCAAAGTAGATTTACATGGAACACACACCACAACACGCGGTGCAGGTGGGAATAAACGTTTTTCGTGAACTTTGCCGATGAACTGATTCAACATGGTTTCAGTTACTTCAAAGTCTGCAATCACGCCATCTTTCATCGGGCGGATTGCTGAAATATTTGCCGGGGTACGACCAAGCATTTGTTTCGCGTCAAGACCTACGGCAGCAACAATTTTCTGTGAACCACTATGACGGAT encodes:
- a CDS encoding rod shape-determining protein, coding for MILKRLIGLFSPDLAIDLGTANTLIYAPGRGIILNEPTVVAIRHSGSQKIVAAVGLDAKQMLGRTPANISAIRPMKDGVIADFEVTETMLNQFIGKVHEKRLFPPAPRVVVCVPCKSTLVERRAIREAVYNAGAREVRLIEEPMAAAIGAGMPVEQACGSMVVDVGGGTTEIAIISLQGCVYADSLRIGGDVFDEQIINYVRKAHGCVIGETTAEIIKKEVGMALPDEGAKALEIEVRGRNLAEGVPRAITVTSDEVTQAISDPLQYIVSAVKSALEQTPPELSSDIAERGIVLTGGGALLRNLDKLLAKETGLPVVVAEDPLSCVTRGGGKVLEFFDNPNHDMLFVG
- the mreC gene encoding rod shape-determining protein MreC, translated to MQTHLFSRQPPSFRSFVIALVTCLVVLFFDWRMPHLVQPARDVLNAAYNPIYALASYPVLSREWLNQQTKSEAQLRRENTAMQAELLQAQVRLQKISELSAENTRLRGLLDTPLIIDGRMEIAEVIGTDADPLRHIIVINRGSNSQLRVGQTVLDDKGIMGQVINVYPHSSRVMLLSDKEHSLSVRLEHTGMRAIVSGTGDLGRLKMEYVPTSANIKVGEKVYSSGLGQHFPAGYLVGTISKVQRHNSGEFAQIDVIPAAQLAGGHHVVVLFSDSLAMEQPHVDR
- a CDS encoding Maf-like protein → MAHLILASSSPRRRELLQQLGLEFEIYSPDIDESVLQNESVAAYVERLARAKADAVAERYPDAIIIAADTSLGVDGEILGKPESKQHAFEMWAKISGRKHDVFSGVCVRTKNEKYSIVVRTQVEFQSLTTHDMESYWATGEPVGKAGGYAIQGIAARYIPAIQGSYSNVVGLPLYETVQLLQTVKALN
- the mreD gene encoding rod shape-determining protein MreD, producing MSIAKMQSRTHRDPLFPIIISVIVASVLVVYPLSYSVSGWRPQFMLMIMLFWVLCQPTWCGIWFAFSTGILLDLLLDAPLGLNALSFIIIAFMARFLTRERRILTFSNLWIITALALIAHLMLTFFAQIISGVQFSIPRHWLPMLTSVMVWPVLYYLLRKWRI